A portion of the Calliphora vicina chromosome 5, idCalVici1.1, whole genome shotgun sequence genome contains these proteins:
- the LOC135960084 gene encoding segmentation polarity homeobox protein engrailed-like produces MALEDRCSPQTAPTPPAGLPQSPLQQAHFITSPNTAAALLDMSLSHNDNTVPAANNMLPHTVASLYQQQQLQHLQQLHHLQQLHQQQLAAGVFQHPGYDLSAQARLSVSPGGHSTSSTPASTMTIKEEEIDSIMGDSFNGDHDQSVLHGSNVTEDEDDEADIDVDVDEDVDEIHRSPPPAHQQSSKPTLAFSISNILSDRIGQQQQLQTKEEENIKLNSYTNAQAQHAASVFRPFHESRAATATPSAFTRVDLLELSRQQQAAAAAATAAMMLERANILNCFNPAAYPRIHEEILQSRMRRTGILAGPQVQQQHQQPQPQHLQHHNKAQEPLLTSPPLSSSCSTSALGSLCKTVSQIGQTTPPAASTPSCSSVASISSPPPSLPNNSCASSSSSSGSSCASSSNSSLNSSPTSRKNNSPQPIPPPSAISRDSGMESSDDTKSETGSTTNSETGKNEMWPAWVFCTRYSDRPSSGPRYRRPKQPKDKTVDEKRPRTAFSSEQLVRLKREFNENRYLTERRRQQLSSELGLNEAQIKIWFQNKRAKIKKSSGSKNPLALQLMAQGLYNHTTVPLTKEEEELEMRMNGQIP; encoded by the exons ATGGCCTTAGAGGATCGTTGTAGCCCCCAAACAGCTCCAACACCACCAGCAGGCCTACCTCAATCCCCCCTACAACAAGCACATTTTATAACCTCGCCCAACACGGCTGCGGCCCTTTTGGATATGAGTTTAAGCCACAACGACAACACAGTTCCTGCCGCCAACAACATGTTGCCCCATACCGTGGCCTCTTTGtatcaacaacaacagctgCAGCACTTGCAGCAACTACATCATTTACAACAGTTACATCAGCAGCAATTGGCTGCAGGAGTTTTCCAACATCCCGGCTATGACTTATCGGCCCAGGCTCGCTTGAGTGTGTCGCCTGGTGGCCATTCCACCTCCTCCACACCTGCCTCCACCATGACCATCAAAGAGGAAGAAATTGATTCCATAATGGGTGACAGTTTCAATGGTGATCATGATCAATCGGTATTGCATGGCAGCAATGTAACCGAGGATGAAGATGATGAGGCTGATATCGATGTTGATGTGGACGAAGATGTTGATGAAATACATCGCAGTCCGCCGCCGGCTCATCAGCAGTCCAGCAAACCCACCTTGGCCTTTAGCATATCGAATATCTTAAGTGATCGCATCGGCCAACAACAACAGCTACAAACTAAAGAAGAGGAGAATATCAAGCTTAACAGTTACACCAATGCCCAAGCCCAACATGCAGCCAGCGTATTTCGTCCCTTCCATGAAAGTAGAGCGGCCACTGCAACACCCTCAGCTTTTACACGCGTAGATTTACTGGAATTGAGCCGGCAACAGCAGGCCGCTGCAGCAGCAGCCACGGCCGCCATGATGTTGGAAAGGGCAAATATTTTGAACTGTTTCAATCCGGCGGCCTATCCCAGAATACATGAGGAAATCCTACAAAGTCGTATGCGTAGAACAGGCATTTTAGCCGGACCACAGGttcaacaacaacaccaacagcCCCAACCTCAGCATCTGCAGCATCACAACAAAGCTCAAGAACCTTTACTCACCTCACCGCCTCTGTCCTCCTCCTGCTCCACATCTGCCCTGGGCTCTTTGTGCAAGACAGTCTCACAAATAGGCCAGACAACACCGCCGGCAGCCAGCACGCCTTCATGCTCCTCGGTGGCCAGTATATCCTCACCTCCTCCCTCATTACCTAACAACTCCTGCGCCTCCTCCTCATCGTCGTCGGGCTCATCCTGTGCTTCATCCTCGAATTCTTCATTGAATTCCTCACCCACCAGCCGTAAAAATAACAGCCCTCAGCCCATACCACCACCGTCGGCCATTAGCCGCGATTCGGGCATGGAAAGTTCCGATGACACAAAATCGGAGACTGGCTCGACTACCAATTCGGAAACGGGCAAAAATGAAATGTGGCCTGCCTGGGTGTTCTGCACGCGCTACAGTGATCGACCAAGTTCGG gACCTCGTTATAGACGTCCCAAGCAGCCCAAAGATAAAACTGTTGATGAGAAAAGACCACGTACTGCATTTTCCAGTGAACAATTGGTCAGACTAaaa cgtgaatttaatgaaaatcgtTATTTAACTGAAAGAAGACGCCAACAATTGAGTTCGGAATTGGGTTTGAATGAGgcacaaataaaaatttggtttcaaaATAAACGCGCCAAAATTAAGAAATCTTCGGGTTCGAAAAATCCTTTGGCTTTGCAATTAATGGCCCAGGGTTTGTACAATCACACCACCGTGCCACTAACCAAAGAGGAAGAAGAATTGGAAATGCGCATGAATGGTCAAATACCTTAA